A stretch of DNA from Methanogenium sp. S4BF:
GAAGTTGATGTCTCCCCTCTCGAAATATATGCCGACCAACTGCTGACACTTGCCGTCTCAAATATTTTCAGAAATGCCCTTGTGCATGCCAAAGGCATGACGAAGATATCTGTCGGTACCCGTGAGACACCGGCAGGGGAACTCTGTATTGCCATCGCAGATGACGGATCGGGTGTGCCCAAAGAGAAGAAGGAGGCAATATTGCAGCCGAAATACAACCGGAGGCATGGCCACGGCCTCTTCCTGGTCCGGGATATTCTCGACCTGACGGGGATCTCCATCCGGGAAACGGGAGTGCCGGGGGAGGGGGCCTGTTTTGAACTGACCGTGCCGGCCGGTGGATGGCGTCATTTCATGGAAAATACTGTCTGAAGAGCCGGGAAGGACAAAACAAATACGAAATGGCTGAACACCGGACATCACCTATCAGTTCACACCCGGGAAGAGCCAACGGGCTGTCTGCTCCTGTCATTCCTGTCTCATTTCTTCTGCACCACAAACGGTAATCCCGGATGATGCCTTACAGAACAGTTGACCCGGATCTATCATCCGGGACGCACTGCGAGGCCTCCCATACCTTTTTCAGTCCTGAGAGATAGTAACCATCGTTTCATGGGGGTGAAACAGTAATGGCAACAGTTACACGAAAAATGGTTGAAGATGCCGGTGTCGATGTCGATCACCTTGTTGATCTGCTGGTGAAAAATGCGGCAGCAGAGCTGACAACCTTCTATTACTATACGATTCTCCGGGTCAACCTTGTTGGTCTTGACGGGGAGAATCTCAAAGAGATTGCTGAAACCGCACGTATCGAGGACCGGAACCATTTCGAGGCACTGGTTCCCCGGATTTACGAACTGGGAGGAAAACTTCCGGATGACATGGTAGCGTTCCACAACATCTCCGGCTGCCCGCCGGCGCCTCTTCCGGCGGACCCGGCCGATGTGATGGCAATCCTGAAAGTGCTCCTGCAGGCAGAGCAGTGTGCGGTGCGGCAGTATACCCACATCTGCAACCTGACCGCAGGAAAGGATCACCGGACCTATGACCTTGCACTCTCTATTCTGCATGAAGAGATTGAACACGAGTCATGGTTCTCAGAGTTCCTCGGTGAGGGGCCGTCCGGGCATTTCCTCAGGCGGGGGGAGACATCACCGTTTGTTTCAAAGTTCCTGCG
This window harbors:
- the dps gene encoding DNA protection during starvation protein yields the protein MATVTRKMVEDAGVDVDHLVDLLVKNAAAELTTFYYYTILRVNLVGLDGENLKEIAETARIEDRNHFEALVPRIYELGGKLPDDMVAFHNISGCPPAPLPADPADVMAILKVLLQAEQCAVRQYTHICNLTAGKDHRTYDLALSILHEEIEHESWFSEFLGEGPSGHFLRRGETSPFVSKFLR